The genomic region CATAGTATAGCCTATGATGGAAATTTAGAATATAATTATAAGAATAGTAAATTTATACTAAATAGTCATATAGCTAAAAGAGATTTTAGTTTAGAGACAAAAGCAAAGTTAACTTATAAGATGCTATATTCAGAATTAGGTGTAAAGTATGATTACCCAAATAAGGTATACCCAGTAATAGGAGTAGGATTTAAAGAAAAATTTGATAAGGTTACAGTAGACGTATTTTTCACACATAAAGAACTTAAAAAGTTTTTATTTAATATAAATTTAAGATTATTTTAATACAATAAAAGGGAATTATCTCTCAAAACGAGTAATTCCCTTTGTGTTTTTAATCTTTTTTATTTCCTAATAGATAATCTTTTTCATCTTTTGTTAATTCTTTATCTTCTGTTATTTTCTTTTCCCAAACTTCTTTTTCTCCATCAGTAAGTACGGGAACGTCGTATCTTGTATATTCGTGTGCTACCATTACATAAATATTTAAGTAATATTTTTTTGTTTTTGGTTTGTATAGTGTAGCAGTTCCATTTTCATCAAGTTCTTTTTCAAAAAGAACTAGATTACCATTTATAACATTTTCAGAAGAACCATTATATGGTTTATCATAAACTACTGAAATTATACTCCCTTCAGTAGAATCTCCATTTGCAAATTGAGCATGTACAGTAAATGTTCCATCTTTATTGTCTTTTATACTTATATCTGGAGTATGTGCGAACATTAATATTGGAGTTAAAACTGTAATTATTGTCATTAAAATTTTTTTCATATTATTTTTTCCTTTCTTTTATTTATTGTTAATATTTTTTAATTTTTTTAAATTGTTTTCGTAAATTTCAAATAATCCATTTTTAGACATTAAATCTTCATCATCTTTATCTTCAACAGGGAATTTACCTGTTTGTATTGTAATTAAATTAGCCTTATATTTTTTTAAACTGTCTTTAAAAGATTTTTTTTCACCTTTATCAGTTAAAACTAAATTATAGCCTGTATTTTCTATTACATTTGTTATTTCTTCTCTATTTTCTACATATATGTATGGGATATTTAAATAATCTAATAAATAGGCTATGTCTTCTGATAATATTATTGCTCCATTTATATCATTAATTTCTAAATATTTAAGTTCAATATTTTTAATTTTATTAAGAGCATCATTTAAGTTTTTGCTAATAATTTTCTTTTTATTAGGGTACAACTTTATTAAATCAGAAGATATGATTTTAAGCATTTTTTTAGTATTATTAAAATTTAACCAAATAAATTCATTGTAATTGTTATTTTTCTTTGTAAGTAATGGTATAACTAGACTAGAATTATCTTCAAAAGAATTGCTAGCATCTATTTCTACTACTCTAATATTTTCTTGTCTTGCAAAGTTATATAATGCTTCATCATTCCATATACTTTTAATATCTACAACTGCTACTATATCTTTATACTTATTTAACGAAAAATCTTTCTGTTTAAAAGATTCATATTGATTAGAAGCCATACTTTTAGAGGTTTCAAATACAGATTTAACTTTTAAGCCAGTATTTTGTGTAAGTACACTAGTTAAAGTGTAAGTTGCTTGCATATCGGTTAAAATAGTATCAGAGAAACTAAATATACTTATTAAAGTAAAAACTATTGTTATTATTTTTTTCATATAAAACTCCTATCTTAATTTTTTACTAACATTTTTAATTATTACAGTTATAAAGAAGAATGTTGATGCAACCATAATTATTGCTCCACCAGATGGTATTCCTACATTTAGTATAAGTGGTAATAATATTCCTATAATACAACTAATTGCTGCAAATCCTATACTGTAAAAGAAAAAACTTTTAATGGATCTAGATAAATTTTTAGCACTAGCAGCAGGGATTAAAAATAGGGCTTCGACTAATGAAATTCCTACTATTTTTATAGCTGATACTGTAACTAATGTTATTAGGATTATAAAGATATATTCCATAAAATCAACATTTACACCTTTAACTGTTGCTATATTGGTATTAAAACTTGATAAAAGTAACTTATTAAAGTTAGGTATAGTTATTATCAGTAAAAGTGTACAAGATATTAATAAAACTAATATATCTAAATCAGATACAGTTAAAATAGAACCAAATAAAAGGTTTTCTAACATGTGTGAATTTACTTTAGAAGAAACTAATATTATTAATGAACCACCTATAGCAATAGATATGGCTAAAAATATACCTATAAGTGTGTCTGATGACATTTTAGTTCTATTTTTAGTATAGTTTATTACTATTCCAAATATTATACAATATGTGAATAGCATAATATATGGTGATTCATGGGGTTCTCCTAAAAATACTCCTAAGGCAATACCTGCTAAGGCGGAATGTCCTATTGCTTCTGAAAAGAAAGCCATTTTTTTAGTAACTACCATAGTTCCAAACATTCCTAAAACTGGACCTATAAATAGAGAACAAATTAGTGAGTTTATAACAAAATTATATGCAAAATAACTAGGTAAATAACCATTATTTGCTAAACCTATTATAAATTCTCTAAAACTATTTAATATATACAATTTTTTTCTCCTTATCTTATAAATAAATATCTAAAAGTTCTTCTTTTGATAATTCTTCATGTTTTTCGCAAGAAAAACAAATCTGCTTTTTAATACAAGTTACAGTATCTGCTATTTTTCTAACTTGATTAATATTATGATTAATCCAAATTATAGTGATACCTTCATCTTTTAACTTTTTTATTATTTCTATAAAATATTCTTCCCCTACACTATCAACACCTGTAAATGGTTCATCTAGTATAAGGAGATTTGGTCTTGGATTAATAGATTGTGCTAATAATAATCTTTGTAATTCTCCACCTGATAAATTTCCTAATAATCTTTTTTTTTTATCTTCTAGTCCTACTTCTTTTAAAATTTGCTTGAAAAGTTCTTTATTTTTTTTGTTAGGACCTAAAAAAGATGGTTTATTTTGGTAACAAAGACATAAAAAATCTTCAACTGTTATAGGTAGAGATCTTTCAAAATCAAGTACTTGTGGTACATACCCTATACGCTTATCATCTTTGTATTCTATAAATATTTCCCCATCATAAGGAACTTGTCCTAAAATACACTTTAAAAACGATGTTTTTCCACCACCATTTGGACCTATAATAGCATGGATTTCTCCACTTTTAATCTCTAAATTTATATTTTCTAATATATGTGTATTTCCTAAGGTTAAAGAAAGATTTTTAACTTTTAATGTAATTCCATTTGTCATTCGTTTGCCCCTTTCAATACATCTTGACCTGTAAAGGCTTTAATTATTTTAAAGTTTTTAATATTATTTATTAAGTCTTCTACATTCATATTAGCAGAGAAGTTATTAAAATCTTCTGTAAATCTTACTAATCCACTATTGTCATTTTTATTTATATAAAGTATAAAATCACCCGCTACATTTTTATCACTACTTATACCAACTATATATATTTCGTTATCATGCGTAAATTTATACCATTTATGTTTTCCAGTAGATTTATTTATACCATCTTTTGTAAAAGGCTCATAATAAAGGTCATTAGCAAGATATTCTATACTAGGGTCATTATTATTTTCTAGAATAGTTTCTAAATCTTGAATTATAATTAGTAAATTATTATATATTATATTTTCTGCTGCTTTCATTTCTTGTGTTCCTATATATTTATCATCTATAATTTTTTCAGTTTTATTTACTCTAAAATTTAAAAGTATACTTGAAAAAATTACAAGACATATTATAGTTAATATTATATAAAAGTTTTCCTTTTTGGAATTTTTAGGATTTAATTTTTCGGTTTTGATTTTAATCACCTCATTTCAATTGATTTTATCATTTTAATTGTTTTTTTTCAACCAAAACCTAATAAAATAAGAGCTTTGAGCAAATAACTGAATTTATAAAAAATTAAAAATATTATATCTTATATATCTTAACATAGGATTTAACAAAATTAACTGAATAAAAAACTTTATTTAAATTCTTGATTTTAGAAAAAATAGGGGTAAAATATAATGGAATTTTATAGTGGGGGGAGATAATATGAGCAAATTAAAAGATAATTTAATTTTTAAATTAATAATAGGTGTTGCTATTGGTATAATAATAGGTTTGTTTGCAAATGAAAAAATTATTGGAATAATATTGCCAATAAAATTTGTTTTGGGAGAATTAATCTTTTTTATTGTTCCGTTAATAATAATAGGATTTATAGCACCATCTATAACACAATTAAAATCAAA from Oceanivirga salmonicida harbors:
- a CDS encoding metal ABC transporter permease, which encodes MLNSFREFIIGLANNGYLPSYFAYNFVINSLICSLFIGPVLGMFGTMVVTKKMAFFSEAIGHSALAGIALGVFLGEPHESPYIMLFTYCIIFGIVINYTKNRTKMSSDTLIGIFLAISIAIGGSLIILVSSKVNSHMLENLLFGSILTVSDLDILVLLISCTLLLIITIPNFNKLLLSSFNTNIATVKGVNVDFMEYIFIILITLVTVSAIKIVGISLVEALFLIPAASAKNLSRSIKSFFFYSIGFAAISCIIGILLPLILNVGIPSGGAIIMVASTFFFITVIIKNVSKKLR
- a CDS encoding metal ABC transporter ATP-binding protein, coding for MTNGITLKVKNLSLTLGNTHILENINLEIKSGEIHAIIGPNGGGKTSFLKCILGQVPYDGEIFIEYKDDKRIGYVPQVLDFERSLPITVEDFLCLCYQNKPSFLGPNKKNKELFKQILKEVGLEDKKKRLLGNLSGGELQRLLLAQSINPRPNLLILDEPFTGVDSVGEEYFIEIIKKLKDEGITIIWINHNINQVRKIADTVTCIKKQICFSCEKHEELSKEELLDIYL
- a CDS encoding DUF6162 family protein, whose amino-acid sequence is MIKIKTEKLNPKNSKKENFYIILTIICLVIFSSILLNFRVNKTEKIIDDKYIGTQEMKAAENIIYNNLLIIIQDLETILENNNDPSIEYLANDLYYEPFTKDGINKSTGKHKWYKFTHDNEIYIVGISSDKNVAGDFILYINKNDNSGLVRFTEDFNNFSANMNVEDLINNIKNFKIIKAFTGQDVLKGANE
- a CDS encoding metal ABC transporter solute-binding protein, Zn/Mn family, whose amino-acid sequence is MKKIITIVFTLISIFSFSDTILTDMQATYTLTSVLTQNTGLKVKSVFETSKSMASNQYESFKQKDFSLNKYKDIVAVVDIKSIWNDEALYNFARQENIRVVEIDASNSFEDNSSLVIPLLTKKNNNYNEFIWLNFNNTKKMLKIISSDLIKLYPNKKKIISKNLNDALNKIKNIELKYLEINDINGAIILSEDIAYLLDYLNIPYIYVENREEITNVIENTGYNLVLTDKGEKKSFKDSLKKYKANLITIQTGKFPVEDKDDEDLMSKNGLFEIYENNLKKLKNINNK